TCCAAGAAGGTTAAGGCAGGTACGCTCAGCTGATAACATTGCTCTAACATTTCCTGTAATTTTTACAATTTTATCCCCTATAACAACACTTTCTCCATCTTTTTTATATATTTCAAAGGTAACTTTTTTATCTAAGGCTTTAAAAGCGTATAAAGATGCTTCGAGACCGGCAATAACTCCATCTTCCCTAGCTCTTAAAACAGTCTCCCCAGTAGCATCTTCAGGGATTAGAGCATCAGTTGTTAAGTCTCCTCCCTTACTAAAATCCTCTAGTAAAGCTTTTTGTATAATCTCTTTATACTGGATTTTCCTAATATTCATACGCTGTCTCCTTCGATTTTTATTCTGTCCCACCTAATGGAAGTATTTGGATAATCCTCCCTGTAGTGGGCACCCCTACTCTCTTTCCTATAAATTGCAGAGCCAATTAAACTTAACCCTAAGCTAACCATATTATTTAGCTCTAACCACTTAACAACATGTCTATATGTTAAGTTATTCCCACTGTAAATAGGGGAGTTAATAATCATTTTTTTAAGCTCAATCAATTGAGTCTCACCTTCTAGCAGAGAGCTCTCATTTCTAATTATTCCACAGTTATTATACATAATACCCTGTAGTTTACTTCGATAGAGATCTATATCAACTAAATCTAATATTCTGCTTAAATCAGGATATTTTGGGTCAATATCTACTAACTCATGATCCTCACTCAAAACTCTTTCTACTTCAGATTTACCGTATACCAGACACTCTAATAGAGAGTTACTAGCCAACCTATTTGCTCCATGAACTCCTGTATAGGAAGCCTCTCCAGCTACACCTAACCCACTTGGGAGCTCTCTATTTATATCTACGCCACCCATAACATAGTGGACTGCAGGTGTTATTGGGATCAACTCTCTATTTGGATTTAAACCAACCCTTAAACAAAATGAAGATACTGTTGGAAATTTATTACCTAGATCATCAATTGGTTTAAGGTCTATAAATATTTCATGACCAAGTTTCATCTCATTCCATATTGCCCTAGAAACAACATCCCTAGGAGCTAGCTCTTTTAGAGGGGAGTACTTTCCCATAAATGGTGTTCCATCACCTCTAACAAGAAGTGCTCCATCCCCTCTTAGTGCCTCGGTTAATAGCATTAAGGAGTCTCCACTCTTAACATTTAGAGCAGTAGGATGAAACTGAACCATTTCAATTTCTTTTAATTTAAGGTTTGCCCGAAGGGCTATGGCCATAGAGTCCCCTGTGGCCTCAACTGGGTTTGTAGTATGTCCAAATAGTTGGCCTAGTCCACCTGTTGCCAATAGAACTCTTTTTGATCTTATGGTTATAAAACCATCATTATCACTATAAACGGTAATACCTTGAACTGAATTATTTTCTATTATTAGATCACATACAAAAACACTATGTTTCCAAGAGATATTTTTTCGCTTTAAAGCCTCTTCATATAGGGTTTTAACAAGAATCCTGCCAGTAGAATCTCCTCCAGCCTTTAAAACACGTCTCCTAGAGTGGGCACCCTCTCTATTTCTATCCAGTTGTCCAGAGCCTGTTTTATCAAACGCCATATTTATTTTTAATAGGTTCTCAATAGCTGGTACACCCATCTTAGTTAAAAATGAGATCTGATCTGATCTCCCTGAGTAGACCCCAGCTTTTATTGTATCGTTATAATGAAGGGATGCAGAGTCATCACTACCTACAGAGGCAGCAATACCTCCCTGGGCAAGAGGGCTACTTCCACTGGAAAAAGAACTAGTCTTTGTTATTATTAAAACACTCTTATTACCAGACTCTAGGGCTGCTGTTAGTCCTGCAGCACCAGAACCTACTATAATAAGATCGTAAATGGTGTTTTCTACCACTATTTTACCTCAAGCATCCTCTCTACAGATCTCTTAGCACCATCTATAACCTCAGGTGCAACAAATACTTCTGGGGACATAGTTTCCATAGTCTCTAAAACGTTTTCCAAGGTAATTTTCTTCATATGAGGACATAGATTACAAGGCCTAACAAACTCAACATCAGGATACATTCCTGTTAAATTATCACTCATAGAGCACTCAGTTACCATTAAAACCTTTTTAGGCCTTCTATCTTCTACAAAATTTATCATATCTGCTGTGGAACCAGAAAAATCCGAGGCCTCAACTATCTCCCTTGGACACTCTGGATGAGCAATTACAACTAAACCATCATGGGCTGCCCTAAATTCATTTATACTCTCCACAGTAAAGAGTTCATGTACTTCACAACTACCCTTAGACCACTCAATTAATTTTTTATCAGTCTGAGTCTGCATATTTCTACATAAAAATCGGTCTGGAACAAATAGAATCTCATCACTATCTATGCTCTCAATTATTTTTAAAGCATTTCCTGATGTACAACAAATATCAACTTCAGCCTTTGTCTCTGCTGTAGTATTTACGTAGGTAACAATAGGAACACCAGGGTGCTCCTGTCTAAGTTTTTTTACATCTGCACCTGTTATAGAGTCGGCTAATGAGCAGCCTGCAGTTGGATCCGATATTAAAACTCTTTTATCTGGGCTTAATACTTTTGTTGTTTCAGCCATAAAGTAAACACCACAAACAAGTATCGTATCGGCATCAGTTTTTGCAGCCTCTCTAGCTAATCCCAACGAATCTCCCTTTATGTCAGATATACAGTGAAAAATATCCGGTGTCATATAGTTATGTGCCAAAATTAGGATGTTTTTCTCTTTTTTAAGCTGATTAATTCTATAAATATATGGAGCTTTTACTTCCCATTCCATTCTTGGGATAACATCTTTTACTAGCTCATATAGATGATCTGTAGCTTCTTTAACTTCTTTTGAATACTCTGGTAAAACACCCATAAGGACTCCTTATTAATACTCATAATGAGCATAATTAATTTATACTCTTTATGAGCATATTCCTCTTACAAGGTAAAAAAGTCAAGACTAGCCTTAAAAAATATTATATAATTTAAGTTATGATTATATTATTACTACTCCAGTTAACATTTATGAATAACCTAAATAGCCAGATAGATCTCTGGTTAAACAATCAAATAACTAACTTAGAAGTCATTGATTACTTAATAGAAGAAGAAAAAAAAGGGCTAACAAATTATGAGTTAAGCCTAAACTATCTATTAATGGGTCGAGCCTATCTTGCAGATGAGAACTCCAAAACTTCGATAGAGTTTTTTGAAAAGTCCATAGATTTTGCTACTAGGGCTAATAAAAAAAAGGAGAGCTCTGATAACTATAGGGTAATATCAGAAGCTGGAAGCTATATTATGCTTCAGAAGGGAATACCATATATAATAAAAAACTCAAAGGATATAAATGACCAGGCTTTAAGATCCCTTGAACTTGATAAAGACAATATACGCTCCTCTATTATAGTTGCTAATGGATTAATAAATGCTCCTAAGTTCTTTGGTGGGGATATAAACCAAGGCATATCAATTCTTGAATCACTAGATACAAACCAGTGGCCTAAAGAGGTAGAATTTGATAGATTAATAGCCCTTTCTAATGCATATGAGAAGAAAAAGAGTAAAAACAATGCTATCAATAGTGCTAAATTAGCCCTAAGAATTTACCCGAATAACAAAAAGGCAAAGGAACTACTACTTACCCTTGAAGGGTAGATTTAAACCAATATTTATTCTCTCAGCTTCTACACCGCTTCGAAAGCTATAGGTGGCTGCAGGCCTACCAGGCCCACTGGAGTCCTCGTTCCCAGTCTCGATAACAAATTTCCCCTGTTTTATATATCTTCTAAAATTTTGTTTATGCATAAGAACACCGGTTAAACTCTCATATACTCTCTGTATTTTTAGTAGAGTAAACTCCTTAGGAAGAAGTTTAAAAACAATGGGTCTATAGGGGATTTTACCCCGAACTCTTGCTGTTGTAGAAGCAAGTATTCTTCTATGGTCTCCTTCCATAGATACTCCAAAGGCTTGGGATAACTTTCTATACTCCTTATCCTCAATTTTTTTACATGTAATTGGTAAAATATAACCAGCACTTTTTGCCCAGTCATCCCAATCCCTATGGGACTCTTGAACTAAGCCAGCCTCATATAAAACCTCGTATCGAAATAGAACCTTACTCATATCCCAGGTCTCAAAATCGCCAAAATTAACCCTTACACGTTCAAGGCGAAGTTCCCTCTCAGCCTCATCTAAACCCTCTGATACCCAGTTTAAAATATTCGGCTTTATTACATCTGTAACAATCCTAGGAACTCCACATCTAAAATCCTCCCATGGGAAAAAAGAGTATAGATTTACCCAACGACCAGGAAGATTTTTATCTGTTTTAACATAGGGTATTAAT
Above is a genomic segment from Thiospirochaeta perfilievii containing:
- the nadB gene encoding L-aspartate oxidase; the protein is MVENTIYDLIIVGSGAAGLTAALESGNKSVLIITKTSSFSSGSSPLAQGGIAASVGSDDSASLHYNDTIKAGVYSGRSDQISFLTKMGVPAIENLLKINMAFDKTGSGQLDRNREGAHSRRRVLKAGGDSTGRILVKTLYEEALKRKNISWKHSVFVCDLIIENNSVQGITVYSDNDGFITIRSKRVLLATGGLGQLFGHTTNPVEATGDSMAIALRANLKLKEIEMVQFHPTALNVKSGDSLMLLTEALRGDGALLVRGDGTPFMGKYSPLKELAPRDVVSRAIWNEMKLGHEIFIDLKPIDDLGNKFPTVSSFCLRVGLNPNRELIPITPAVHYVMGGVDINRELPSGLGVAGEASYTGVHGANRLASNSLLECLVYGKSEVERVLSEDHELVDIDPKYPDLSRILDLVDIDLYRSKLQGIMYNNCGIIRNESSLLEGETQLIELKKMIINSPIYSGNNLTYRHVVKWLELNNMVSLGLSLIGSAIYRKESRGAHYREDYPNTSIRWDRIKIEGDSV
- the nadA gene encoding quinolinate synthase NadA; this encodes MGVLPEYSKEVKEATDHLYELVKDVIPRMEWEVKAPYIYRINQLKKEKNILILAHNYMTPDIFHCISDIKGDSLGLAREAAKTDADTILVCGVYFMAETTKVLSPDKRVLISDPTAGCSLADSITGADVKKLRQEHPGVPIVTYVNTTAETKAEVDICCTSGNALKIIESIDSDEILFVPDRFLCRNMQTQTDKKLIEWSKGSCEVHELFTVESINEFRAAHDGLVVIAHPECPREIVEASDFSGSTADMINFVEDRRPKKVLMVTECSMSDNLTGMYPDVEFVRPCNLCPHMKKITLENVLETMETMSPEVFVAPEVIDGAKRSVERMLEVK
- a CDS encoding NUDIX hydrolase encodes the protein MNREDAITVDLTAVILRVKESEPQVMTVQSPLSLPSGAFSPGKHRTLELGLRSWVQEQTGQKLDYVEQLYTYGNWNRNSVSRHGSRNVTVGYYALIPYVKTDKNLPGRWVNLYSFFPWEDFRCGVPRIVTDVIKPNILNWVSEGLDEAERELRLERVRVNFGDFETWDMSKVLFRYEVLYEAGLVQESHRDWDDWAKSAGYILPITCKKIEDKEYRKLSQAFGVSMEGDHRRILASTTARVRGKIPYRPIVFKLLPKEFTLLKIQRVYESLTGVLMHKQNFRRYIKQGKFVIETGNEDSSGPGRPAATYSFRSGVEAERINIGLNLPFKGK